A genomic region of Papaver somniferum cultivar HN1 chromosome 7, ASM357369v1, whole genome shotgun sequence contains the following coding sequences:
- the LOC113295999 gene encoding uncharacterized protein LOC113295999, which translates to MAGEMKKLHPAFAVNNIKTLVPILLDIKQDEYSSWVFLFELHLQAHNLAFLIDGSTTPTDLETATVNQLDALCRQWMFSTMAKDLMLTVLKSGKTAKEIWDHLKKLF; encoded by the coding sequence ATGGCCGGTGAAATGAAAAAGTTACATCCAGCCTTTGCTgtcaacaacatcaaaacccttGTACCCATTCTCCTAGACATTAAACAGGATGAATATTCTTCATGGGTCTTCCTTTTTGAACTCCATCTCCAAGCTCATAATCTAGCATTTCTAATTGACGGATCAACAACTCCAACAGATCTCGAAACCGCTACCGTAAACCAGCTAGATGCACTCTGTCGCCAGTGGATGTTCTCTACCATGGCCAAAGATCTAATGCTCACCGTTCTCAAATCAGGCAAAACTGCGAAAGAAATCTGGGATCACCTTAAGAAGCTCTTTTAA